From Acidothermus cellulolyticus 11B, a single genomic window includes:
- a CDS encoding DUF503 domain-containing protein, which produces MFTGILTLDLRLGDVHSLKEKRGVVRPILAEVRRRFEVAVAEVGHLDLHRRSLIGVAVIAADAAHCRHVLEACERWVADRPDVELLSAHQRLVGEEDDE; this is translated from the coding sequence GTGTTCACCGGGATTCTCACCCTCGATCTGCGGCTGGGCGATGTCCATTCGCTCAAGGAGAAGCGGGGAGTGGTCCGGCCGATCCTCGCCGAGGTGCGCCGCCGTTTCGAGGTCGCCGTCGCCGAGGTCGGTCACCTCGATCTGCACCGTCGGTCACTCATCGGCGTCGCGGTCATCGCGGCGGATGCCGCGCACTGCCGGCATGTCCTCGAGGCCTGCGAACGGTGGGTGGCCGATCGGCCGGACGTCGAACTGCTCTCGGCGCATCAGCGCCTTGTCGGGGAAGAGGACGACGAATGA